One segment of Alistipes finegoldii DSM 17242 DNA contains the following:
- a CDS encoding glycosyltransferase family 4 protein: MKIAIEAQRIFRPNKHGMDFVALETIRCLQKIDTKNEYFIFTGEGGDRCLEETPNMHIETLRCPTYPLWEQWALPRAVARVKPDLLHCTSNTAPVWGRTPLVLTLHDIIFLEKQASRNKSSYQSLGRIYRRLVVPRILPKCRKIITVSQFECDRIRTALGLDPERITAIYNGYNERFRPLDDVARTVGKYLSDPGYIFFLGNTDPKKNTSGTLRAYAEYVRRSEKPLPLLVADLREQAAEEILREIGAPELRGMLRLPGYIPNGDLPAVYNGASAFLYTSLRESFGIPQLEAMACGTPVVTSNTSAIPEVAGPGAILVDPTSPTAIADALLRLETDPAFRAEQVAYGLERVKLFSWEETARQLLALYESLGR, encoded by the coding sequence ATGAAAATAGCAATCGAGGCACAGCGCATCTTCCGCCCCAACAAACACGGCATGGACTTCGTGGCGCTCGAAACCATCCGCTGCCTGCAGAAGATCGACACGAAAAACGAATACTTCATCTTCACGGGCGAAGGCGGGGACCGCTGTCTGGAGGAGACGCCCAACATGCATATCGAGACGCTCCGCTGCCCGACCTATCCGCTCTGGGAGCAGTGGGCGCTGCCGCGCGCCGTGGCGCGGGTCAAACCCGACCTGCTGCACTGCACGAGCAACACGGCGCCCGTATGGGGCCGCACTCCGCTGGTGCTGACGCTGCACGACATCATCTTCCTCGAAAAGCAGGCTTCGCGCAACAAGTCGTCCTACCAGTCGCTGGGACGCATCTACCGCCGGCTGGTCGTGCCGCGCATCCTGCCCAAGTGCCGGAAGATCATCACCGTCTCGCAATTCGAATGCGACCGCATCCGCACGGCCCTCGGTCTCGATCCCGAACGGATCACGGCCATCTACAACGGCTACAACGAACGGTTCCGGCCGCTGGACGATGTGGCGCGGACCGTCGGCAAATACCTCTCCGATCCCGGCTACATCTTCTTTCTGGGCAACACCGACCCCAAGAAGAACACGTCCGGCACGTTGCGCGCCTACGCCGAGTACGTGCGCCGCTCGGAGAAACCCCTGCCGCTGCTGGTCGCCGACCTGAGGGAGCAGGCCGCGGAGGAGATTCTGCGCGAGATCGGCGCGCCTGAACTGCGCGGGATGCTCCGTCTGCCGGGGTATATCCCCAACGGCGACCTCCCGGCCGTCTACAACGGCGCATCGGCGTTCCTCTACACCTCGCTGCGCGAGAGTTTCGGAATTCCGCAGCTCGAAGCGATGGCCTGCGGCACGCCCGTGGTGACGTCGAACACCTCGGCGATCCCCGAAGTGGCCGGTCCGGGAGCAATTCTCGTCGATCCGACTTCGCCGACGGCGATCGCCGACGCCCTGCTGCGCCTCGAAACCGATCCGGCGTTCCGCGCCGAACAGGTCGCCTACGGACTCGAACGGGTCAAACTCTTCTCTTGGGAAGAGACGGCCCGGCAGCTGCTGGCGCTTTACGAATCGCTCGGCAGATAG
- a CDS encoding LruC domain-containing protein → MKKILLFAAAALSFAGCAEDAPTPGPAGDAGKFAEMSVPSSFGWKTTASVACNFTAPQPTRVYVAAGQEAEPFASFMVGGDADPVKLDVPAATRTLYVSCRTESGVSPQVAVPVTSDGAFCSLDPKAASGTRAGIGNDDEASVDEGLIYIPARRNGWGTLMFEDLWPAYGDFDFNDFVVNYKIQLYMQNKNKVNAMLIGVRVKAVGGSIPYDLCLAMKGVKGGEIDQIEPYNSKNAPEAELVALNSPNYVKEPAVLKFLNIRENANRPAGAAYVNTEEGYEMPEDRLAEASFMVYFRNSIAIENVAFDTFDFFLTRDRESDGRRIEIHRGGFEPTPAATADYNALAGQSAYTDRAGRFYYSNDGLVWAINIPFDIQHAYEKTDFLKAYPQMLEWAQSGGAVAQEWYLHGVEKHLVKRK, encoded by the coding sequence ATGAAAAAAATTCTCCTTTTCGCCGCCGCTGCACTGAGCTTTGCAGGGTGTGCCGAAGATGCGCCGACTCCCGGACCGGCAGGCGATGCCGGCAAATTCGCGGAGATGAGCGTCCCTTCCTCGTTCGGTTGGAAAACGACGGCTTCGGTCGCCTGTAATTTCACCGCTCCGCAACCCACCCGCGTATATGTGGCTGCCGGGCAAGAGGCCGAGCCTTTCGCTTCGTTTATGGTCGGCGGCGACGCCGATCCGGTGAAGCTCGACGTGCCGGCCGCGACGCGGACGCTCTATGTGAGCTGCCGGACCGAAAGCGGCGTTTCGCCGCAGGTGGCCGTGCCAGTGACTTCCGACGGCGCTTTCTGCTCCCTCGATCCGAAAGCGGCGAGCGGCACCCGCGCCGGAATCGGTAATGACGACGAAGCCAGCGTCGATGAGGGATTGATCTACATCCCCGCCCGCAGGAATGGATGGGGCACGCTGATGTTCGAGGACCTCTGGCCCGCTTACGGCGACTTCGATTTCAACGATTTCGTCGTCAACTACAAGATCCAGCTCTACATGCAGAACAAGAACAAGGTCAATGCGATGCTGATCGGCGTCCGTGTGAAGGCGGTCGGCGGTTCCATTCCCTACGATTTGTGTCTTGCGATGAAGGGCGTCAAGGGCGGCGAGATCGACCAGATCGAACCCTACAACAGCAAAAACGCTCCCGAAGCGGAGTTGGTCGCGCTCAACTCTCCGAATTACGTCAAGGAGCCGGCGGTGCTGAAGTTCCTGAACATCCGTGAAAACGCCAACCGCCCTGCGGGTGCCGCCTATGTGAATACGGAGGAAGGCTATGAGATGCCCGAAGACCGGCTTGCCGAGGCTTCGTTCATGGTCTATTTCCGCAATTCGATCGCCATCGAGAATGTGGCTTTCGATACGTTCGATTTCTTCCTGACCCGCGACCGGGAATCGGACGGCCGCCGCATAGAGATCCACCGGGGCGGTTTCGAGCCTACGCCCGCCGCGACGGCCGACTACAATGCGCTGGCCGGACAGAGCGCCTATACCGACAGAGCCGGCCGCTTCTACTATTCGAACGACGGGCTGGTCTGGGCGATCAATATTCCCTTCGACATTCAGCATGCCTACGAGAAGACCGATTTCCTGAAGGCTTATCCCCAAATGCTCGAATGGGCGCAGTCGGGCGGCGCGGTGGCGCAGGAGTGGTATCTGCACGGCGTGGAGAAGCACCTCGTGAAGAGAAAATAA
- a CDS encoding acyltransferase, with product MIDKIKNNPRLKKFVIGLISPHKHPRPRLWVRWLVNPFVHKKGRGALIRRHARLDVFPWRRFEVGRDALIEDYAVVNNGAGDVLIGDAARIGIGSVVIGPVRMGDRAGLGQHVFISGFNHGYADGTRDSNEQKLVRKEVVIGRESHIGANSVVVAGVEIGERCQIGAGSVVTKNIPPYSVAVGNPARVIKRYDPENKTWVKI from the coding sequence ATGATTGACAAAATCAAAAACAATCCCCGGCTGAAAAAGTTCGTCATCGGGTTGATTTCGCCTCACAAACACCCGCGTCCGCGGCTCTGGGTGCGCTGGCTGGTAAACCCTTTTGTTCACAAAAAGGGCCGGGGTGCGCTGATCCGCCGCCATGCGCGGCTCGACGTTTTTCCATGGCGGCGGTTCGAGGTGGGGCGCGACGCCCTGATCGAAGATTATGCGGTCGTCAACAACGGCGCCGGAGACGTCCTGATCGGCGACGCGGCCCGCATCGGCATCGGATCGGTGGTCATCGGTCCCGTGCGCATGGGCGACCGCGCCGGACTGGGACAGCACGTCTTCATATCGGGCTTCAACCACGGCTATGCCGACGGCACGCGCGACTCGAACGAGCAGAAGCTCGTCCGCAAGGAGGTGGTGATCGGCCGCGAATCGCACATCGGAGCCAATTCGGTGGTCGTGGCGGGCGTTGAGATCGGCGAACGCTGCCAGATCGGCGCCGGGAGCGTCGTGACGAAGAATATCCCTCCGTACAGCGTCGCCGTGGGCAATCCGGCGCGCGTCATCAAACGCTACGACCCCGAAAACAAGACATGGGTGAAAATCTAA
- a CDS encoding lipopolysaccharide biosynthesis protein → MTENDNKQPHTVGRQLASGVFYTSIAKYAGIVVTLVVSGVLARLFTPEEFGVVNIATVVIAFFAIFSDLGIGPAVIQHKNLDKRDLGGIFSLTLWSGAVMALLFFAASGLIASFYDDSAELRNILRILSANLFFAAANIVPNGLILKEKRFRFAAVRSLSVQVVGGAAAIAAAYAGAGIYALTINPVFSSLMLFVINYRQNPLSVHLKPGKAAVGKVFSFSAYQFSFQLLNYFSRNLDKLLMGRYMSLSQLGYYDKSYRLMMLPLQNIAYVVSPVMHPIFSEMQNDLRKLADSYRKVVRLLALIGLPLSVVLWFTAQELVLIIFGDQWQPSVPVFRILALSVGIQIVMSTSGSIFQAANATRMLFFCGLFSAALNTAAICTGIFAFGTTQAVAWCICISFAINFIQCYHALFCLTLRTGWGAFWRSFLSPLLLSALVCLPLAAVEWLLPPMPMLVSLAAKGAAALAVWLLYIQFSGQYDLKGTALRLLSRKNR, encoded by the coding sequence ATGACGGAAAACGACAATAAACAACCCCATACGGTAGGGCGTCAGCTGGCTTCGGGCGTCTTCTACACCTCGATCGCGAAATACGCCGGCATCGTGGTGACGCTCGTGGTGTCGGGCGTGCTGGCGCGCCTGTTCACCCCCGAAGAGTTCGGCGTGGTGAATATCGCCACCGTGGTCATCGCCTTCTTCGCCATCTTCAGCGATCTGGGCATCGGCCCGGCGGTCATCCAGCACAAGAATCTCGACAAACGCGATCTGGGCGGCATCTTCTCGCTCACGTTGTGGTCCGGAGCCGTCATGGCGCTGCTCTTCTTCGCCGCATCGGGGCTGATCGCCTCGTTTTACGACGATTCGGCCGAACTGCGCAACATCCTGCGCATACTCTCCGCAAACCTCTTTTTCGCCGCGGCGAATATCGTCCCCAACGGACTCATACTCAAAGAGAAGCGATTCAGATTCGCTGCCGTGCGATCGCTCTCGGTGCAGGTCGTCGGCGGCGCGGCGGCCATCGCCGCCGCCTATGCCGGGGCGGGGATTTACGCGCTGACGATCAATCCGGTCTTTTCGAGCCTGATGCTCTTCGTGATAAACTACCGCCAGAATCCGCTTTCGGTGCACCTCAAACCCGGAAAGGCGGCCGTCGGCAAGGTGTTCTCGTTCTCGGCCTACCAGTTTTCGTTCCAGCTGCTCAACTACTTCAGCCGCAACCTCGACAAGCTGCTGATGGGCCGTTACATGAGCCTTTCGCAGCTGGGGTACTACGACAAATCGTACCGCCTGATGATGCTGCCGCTGCAAAATATCGCCTACGTCGTATCGCCCGTCATGCACCCGATCTTCTCGGAGATGCAGAACGACCTGCGCAAACTGGCCGACTCGTACCGCAAAGTCGTCCGCCTGCTGGCGCTGATCGGCCTGCCCCTCTCGGTGGTGCTGTGGTTCACGGCGCAGGAGCTGGTCCTCATCATCTTCGGCGACCAGTGGCAGCCTTCGGTCCCGGTATTCCGGATTCTGGCGCTCTCGGTGGGCATCCAGATCGTCATGTCCACCTCAGGCTCGATTTTCCAAGCGGCCAACGCCACACGGATGCTCTTCTTCTGCGGCCTCTTCTCGGCGGCGCTCAACACGGCGGCCATATGCACCGGCATCTTCGCCTTCGGCACGACCCAAGCCGTGGCGTGGTGCATCTGCATCTCGTTCGCAATCAACTTCATCCAATGCTACCACGCGCTGTTCTGCCTGACGCTGCGCACGGGGTGGGGCGCCTTCTGGCGCAGTTTCCTCTCGCCCCTGCTGCTCTCGGCGCTCGTCTGCCTGCCGCTGGCGGCCGTCGAATGGCTGCTGCCGCCGATGCCTATGCTCGTGTCGCTTGCGGCGAAAGGCGCCGCGGCGCTGGCCGTATGGCTGCTCTACATCCAGTTCAGCGGCCAATACGACCTGAAAGGAACCGCCCTCCGTCTCCTCTCCCGCAAAAACCGATAA
- a CDS encoding glycosyltransferase family 4 protein, whose translation MKGLFVVFHGFSAHSGISKKIFSQCDALRRNGADVELCHLEIAADGTQRRMVGGRAIRTFGQGLRAKIAKRVSLGDITRHIRDEGVEFLYIRYDHNASPVLIHWLRKVKKLGVRIALEIPTYPYDAEFAQSPFVRKLKLRIDRIFRRRMARWVDRIVTFSDDPEIFGRPTIRISNGIDFRSIPLKTQRHGSPHEIRLLAVANIHFWHGLDRVIEGLKAYYAGPHQCIIRLRIAGDGIESLIDGYRRTIEEYGLSEYAEVIGPRSGAALDAEFEWCDMGIASLGRHRNGITRIKTLKNREYAARGIPFVYSENDSDFDGMPYVMKAPADDTPLDITALVRFCDGVNLTPAQIRASVEGTLSWDRQMKQVLTELFEA comes from the coding sequence ATGAAAGGATTATTCGTCGTTTTCCACGGCTTCTCGGCCCATAGCGGCATCAGCAAGAAGATCTTCTCCCAATGCGACGCCCTGCGCCGGAACGGCGCCGACGTCGAGCTGTGCCACCTCGAAATCGCGGCCGACGGCACGCAGCGCCGCATGGTCGGCGGACGTGCGATCCGCACGTTCGGGCAGGGACTGCGGGCCAAGATCGCCAAACGGGTGTCGCTGGGCGACATCACGCGCCACATCCGCGACGAGGGCGTGGAGTTCCTCTACATCCGCTACGACCACAACGCCAGCCCGGTGCTGATCCATTGGCTGCGCAAAGTCAAAAAACTCGGCGTGCGCATCGCGCTCGAAATACCGACCTACCCCTACGACGCCGAATTCGCACAGTCGCCCTTCGTGCGCAAACTCAAGCTGCGCATCGACCGCATCTTCCGCCGCCGGATGGCCCGCTGGGTAGACCGCATCGTGACCTTCTCCGACGACCCCGAAATCTTCGGGCGTCCGACAATCCGCATCTCCAACGGCATCGACTTCCGGAGCATCCCGCTCAAGACGCAGCGGCACGGCAGCCCCCACGAAATCAGGCTGCTGGCCGTGGCGAACATCCACTTCTGGCACGGTCTGGACCGCGTGATCGAGGGCCTGAAAGCCTATTACGCCGGTCCCCACCAGTGCATCATCCGCCTGCGCATCGCGGGCGACGGCATCGAGTCGCTCATCGACGGCTACCGCCGCACGATCGAGGAGTACGGGCTGAGCGAATACGCCGAAGTGATCGGACCCCGTTCGGGTGCGGCACTCGACGCCGAATTCGAGTGGTGCGACATGGGCATAGCCAGTCTGGGCCGTCACCGCAACGGCATTACCCGCATCAAGACCCTCAAAAACCGTGAATACGCCGCACGCGGCATCCCGTTCGTTTACTCCGAGAACGACAGCGACTTCGACGGCATGCCCTACGTGATGAAGGCCCCGGCCGACGATACGCCGCTCGACATCACGGCCCTCGTCCGCTTCTGCGACGGCGTGAACCTCACTCCGGCGCAGATCCGCGCGTCGGTCGAAGGCACCCTCTCGTGGGACAGACAGATGAAACAGGTATTAACCGAACTTTTCGAAGCATGA
- a CDS encoding glycosyltransferase family 2 protein: MTTIAILFWAGVFLVFYTYLGYGILLWTLVKIREALRPARRYEVPAEAPEVTLLIAAYNEQEIVAEKMANCRALEYPASKLRITWITDGSTDRTVELLAAYPDATVLHDARRGGKTAALNRALEHIRTPLVVFTDANTMLNLEAVTEIVRCFEDPQVGCVAGEKRVADAGGAGAAATEGVYWKYESKLKELDYRLYSAVGAAGELFAVRRGLWQTLPEDTLLDDFVCSMLIASQGYKIAYCKEAYALETPSADMGEEGKRKKRIAAGGLQSVWRLRKLLNPFRYGVLWFQYVSHRVLRWTLTPVVLVALLPLNVALLWSGHPTLYAVTLGLQCAFYLAALAGRALERSGRRSRLLFIPYYFLFMNLNVFRGTTYLATHRGRGAWEKAKRA; encoded by the coding sequence ATGACGACCATAGCCATACTCTTCTGGGCGGGGGTTTTCCTCGTCTTCTACACCTACCTCGGCTACGGCATCCTGCTGTGGACGCTGGTGAAAATCCGCGAAGCCCTGCGCCCTGCGCGCCGGTACGAAGTTCCGGCCGAGGCGCCCGAAGTGACGCTGCTGATCGCCGCCTACAACGAACAGGAGATCGTGGCCGAAAAGATGGCCAACTGCCGCGCGCTGGAGTATCCCGCCAGCAAACTCCGCATAACGTGGATCACCGACGGCTCGACCGACCGGACGGTCGAACTGCTGGCGGCCTACCCCGACGCGACCGTTCTGCACGACGCACGGCGCGGCGGCAAGACCGCGGCGCTGAACCGCGCGCTGGAACACATCCGCACGCCGCTCGTGGTCTTCACCGACGCCAACACGATGCTCAATCTCGAAGCCGTGACGGAGATCGTCCGCTGTTTCGAGGACCCGCAGGTCGGGTGCGTGGCGGGCGAGAAGCGCGTGGCCGACGCAGGCGGAGCGGGAGCCGCCGCCACCGAAGGCGTCTACTGGAAATACGAATCGAAACTCAAGGAGCTGGACTACCGGCTCTATTCTGCGGTCGGAGCCGCGGGCGAACTGTTCGCCGTGCGACGCGGACTGTGGCAGACACTGCCCGAAGACACGCTGCTCGACGATTTCGTCTGCTCGATGCTGATCGCGTCGCAGGGTTACAAAATCGCCTACTGCAAGGAGGCGTACGCGCTGGAGACGCCCTCGGCCGACATGGGCGAGGAGGGCAAGCGCAAGAAACGCATCGCGGCCGGCGGCCTGCAGTCGGTCTGGCGGCTGCGCAAACTGCTCAATCCGTTCCGCTACGGCGTGCTCTGGTTCCAGTACGTCTCGCACCGGGTGCTGCGCTGGACGCTGACGCCCGTGGTGCTGGTCGCCCTGCTGCCGCTCAACGTCGCCCTGCTGTGGTCGGGGCATCCGACGCTTTACGCCGTGACGCTGGGCCTGCAGTGCGCCTTCTACCTCGCGGCGCTCGCGGGCCGGGCGCTCGAACGCAGCGGACGCCGCAGCCGCCTGCTGTTCATCCCCTACTACTTTCTCTTCATGAACCTCAACGTGTTCCGCGGCACGACCTACCTCGCAACCCATCGGGGACGGGGCGCTTGGGAAAAAGCCAAAAGGGCCTGA
- a CDS encoding hybrid sensor histidine kinase/response regulator, whose translation MKNIAIKPEDYTILAVDDIATNIMLLKAVLSRAKYKIVTASGGYEAIEKASKETPDLILLDIMMPDLDGYEVIKHLKADPVTQDIPVIFLTALHNPEDIVKGFKLGASDYVSKPFNHEELITRVTHHIYLAAAQRTIMQQRDELQATVDARDKMYSVIAHDLRSPIGTLKMVFNMLLMNLTPEQIGEENLEMVTMGNNITESTFMLLDNLLKWTKSQTGRMNSVFQEVDISEVVVFASKMSDLVAQVKSISVEYDIPGPISVNCDVDMVKTIMRNLMSNAIKYSNEGGRIVISVHETPTHARISVRDFGTGIREEDIPKLLNPEIHYTTYGTKNEEGSGLGLQLVQDLTRRNGGELTIESAEGEGSTFTFTIAKEQPRSETVEDTSGGIARP comes from the coding sequence ATGAAAAACATCGCCATAAAACCGGAGGATTACACGATCCTCGCCGTCGATGACATCGCGACCAACATCATGCTGCTGAAAGCCGTGCTGAGCCGCGCCAAGTACAAGATCGTCACGGCATCGGGCGGTTACGAAGCGATAGAGAAAGCGTCGAAAGAGACTCCGGACCTGATCCTGCTCGACATCATGATGCCCGATCTGGACGGTTACGAAGTGATCAAGCACCTCAAGGCCGACCCCGTCACGCAGGACATTCCGGTGATCTTCCTCACGGCGCTCCACAACCCCGAAGACATCGTCAAAGGCTTCAAGCTGGGCGCCAGCGACTACGTCTCCAAGCCGTTCAACCACGAAGAGCTGATCACCCGCGTAACCCACCATATCTATCTGGCCGCGGCGCAGCGGACCATCATGCAGCAGCGCGACGAACTGCAGGCCACGGTCGATGCGCGCGACAAAATGTATTCGGTCATCGCCCACGACCTGCGCTCGCCCATCGGGACGCTCAAGATGGTCTTCAACATGCTCCTGATGAACCTCACCCCGGAGCAGATCGGCGAGGAAAACCTCGAAATGGTGACCATGGGCAACAACATCACCGAAAGCACCTTCATGCTGCTGGACAACCTGCTGAAATGGACCAAGAGCCAGACGGGACGCATGAATTCGGTCTTTCAGGAGGTGGACATCTCCGAAGTGGTGGTCTTCGCCAGCAAAATGTCGGACCTCGTGGCGCAGGTCAAGAGCATCTCCGTCGAATACGACATTCCCGGTCCGATTTCGGTGAACTGCGACGTGGACATGGTCAAGACGATCATGCGCAACCTGATGTCCAACGCCATCAAATACAGCAACGAGGGCGGACGCATCGTCATCTCGGTGCACGAGACGCCGACACACGCACGCATCAGCGTCCGCGACTTCGGCACGGGCATCAGGGAGGAGGACATCCCCAAGCTGCTCAACCCCGAAATCCACTACACGACCTACGGCACCAAGAACGAAGAGGGATCGGGTCTGGGTCTCCAACTGGTGCAGGACCTCACGCGGCGCAACGGCGGCGAGCTGACCATCGAATCGGCGGAGGGAGAGGGTTCGACCTTCACCTTCACGATCGCCAAGGAGCAGCCCCGGTCCGAAACCGTGGAGGACACCAGCGGCGGCATCGCCCGGCCGTAA
- a CDS encoding endonuclease/exonuclease/phosphatase family protein: protein MGRKAVFCLLYFLAVVFTGLLLAAAVLSWRASFVSPEQGGFWATIALLLPVVLLANLAALVWWLIRRRWIVALMPLAALLLNMGYVSSMIQLPDFNAPAGSHDIRIATLNVNGFRQLGPKSITAAAVAEMMRHEQVDVLCLQEFLDDGEFPADSIGALFSRRMPYFVSEGNGAVASRYPILDCKYVRFPDTSNDYLRADLLVEGDTLRIFSVHLQTSGIAQLRRRFQKDYNREAPVDSMLGAVDRNSRIRAAQVREIRAETDASPYPVILAGDFNDTPSSYTYREMKGALTDGFRRCGNGYGGTFRYLGGLLRIDYVFYDDTFECVRYYMPSEVVSDHKVVIAELRFK from the coding sequence ATGGGTCGAAAAGCCGTCTTTTGTCTGCTCTATTTTCTGGCTGTCGTCTTTACCGGACTGCTGCTTGCCGCCGCTGTGCTGAGCTGGCGCGCGTCGTTCGTTTCGCCGGAACAGGGCGGGTTCTGGGCTACGATCGCCTTGCTGCTGCCGGTCGTCCTGCTGGCCAATCTGGCCGCATTGGTCTGGTGGCTGATCCGCCGCAGGTGGATCGTCGCGCTGATGCCGCTGGCGGCTTTGCTTCTGAATATGGGCTACGTCTCGTCCATGATCCAGCTGCCCGACTTCAACGCGCCCGCCGGGTCGCACGACATCCGTATCGCCACGCTCAACGTCAACGGATTCCGCCAGCTGGGCCCTAAGTCCATCACCGCGGCCGCCGTGGCTGAGATGATGCGCCACGAGCAGGTCGATGTGTTATGTTTGCAGGAGTTTCTCGACGACGGCGAGTTCCCGGCCGACAGCATCGGCGCACTCTTTTCGCGCCGGATGCCCTATTTCGTTTCCGAGGGCAACGGAGCCGTCGCCAGCCGCTATCCGATCCTCGACTGCAAATACGTCCGGTTTCCCGATACCAGCAACGACTACCTGCGCGCCGACCTGCTCGTGGAGGGAGACACGCTGCGCATTTTTTCGGTGCACCTCCAGACTTCGGGCATCGCCCAGCTGCGCCGCCGCTTCCAGAAGGACTACAACCGGGAAGCCCCGGTCGATTCGATGCTCGGCGCCGTGGACCGCAACAGCCGGATTCGTGCCGCGCAGGTGCGTGAAATCCGCGCCGAGACGGATGCGTCGCCCTATCCGGTAATTCTGGCGGGCGACTTCAACGATACGCCCTCGTCGTATACCTACCGCGAGATGAAGGGTGCTCTGACCGACGGTTTCCGCCGGTGCGGAAACGGGTACGGCGGCACTTTCCGCTATCTGGGCGGATTGCTGCGTATCGACTATGTCTTCTATGACGACACCTTCGAGTGCGTTCGCTATTACATGCCCTCCGAAGTGGTCAGCGACCATAAGGTCGTGATCGCAGAACTCCGGTTCAAATAG
- a CDS encoding UDP-glucuronic acid decarboxylase family protein produces the protein MKRILISGGAGFIGSHLCERLLKEGNDVICIDNYFTGHKSNIRHLLKHPNFEVIRHDIVYPYMAEVEEIYNLACPASPIYYQHDPIKTTQTSVIGAMNMLAIANRNHAKILQASTSEVYGDPLIHPQPEDYWGHVNPLGLRSCYDEGKRCAESLFMSYYREHGVPVKIVRIFNTYGPKMDINDGRVVSNFIVQALRGEQITIYGNGEQTRSFQYIDDLIEGMLRMMTATPDDFTGPVNIGNPNEFTISELAHIVLELTGSKSKIIRMPLPSDDPQQRKPDITLAHKMLGDWEPTIQLRDGLLKTIAYFEEVLSRGGVRR, from the coding sequence ATGAAGCGAATACTCATCTCCGGTGGTGCCGGATTCATCGGTTCCCACCTGTGTGAACGCCTGCTTAAAGAGGGCAACGACGTCATCTGCATCGACAACTACTTCACGGGACACAAGAGCAACATCCGCCATTTGCTGAAACACCCCAACTTCGAAGTCATCCGCCACGACATCGTCTACCCCTATATGGCCGAAGTCGAGGAGATTTACAACCTCGCCTGCCCGGCATCGCCGATCTACTACCAGCACGACCCGATCAAGACGACGCAGACCTCGGTCATAGGCGCCATGAACATGCTCGCCATCGCCAACCGCAACCACGCAAAAATCCTGCAGGCTTCGACCTCCGAAGTATACGGCGACCCGCTGATCCATCCCCAGCCGGAGGATTACTGGGGACACGTAAACCCGCTGGGACTGCGCTCGTGCTACGACGAAGGCAAACGCTGCGCCGAGTCGCTCTTCATGAGCTACTACCGCGAACACGGCGTTCCGGTGAAAATCGTCCGCATATTCAACACCTACGGCCCGAAAATGGACATCAACGACGGCCGCGTGGTTTCGAATTTCATCGTGCAGGCGCTGCGCGGCGAGCAGATCACCATCTACGGCAACGGCGAGCAGACCCGCAGTTTCCAATATATCGACGACCTGATCGAGGGAATGCTGCGCATGATGACCGCAACGCCCGACGACTTCACGGGGCCGGTCAATATCGGCAACCCGAACGAATTCACGATCTCCGAGCTGGCGCACATCGTCCTCGAACTCACCGGCTCCAAATCGAAAATCATCCGCATGCCCCTGCCGTCGGACGACCCGCAGCAGCGCAAACCCGACATCACCCTCGCCCACAAGATGCTCGGCGACTGGGAACCGACGATCCAGCTGCGCGACGGACTGCTGAAGACGATCGCCTACTTCGAAGAGGTCTTGTCGCGGGGAGGAGTCCGGCGCTGA